The window AGATGTTTTCCGAGAAGATCTGTTAGCTGTGTGGCAATCTGTGAATCCCGATCGCTAAACCGTTCCCCCTTATCCGACAATAGGAAATTATGCCCTTTGCTTGGGCTATCCCATGCGCCCTAATCCCAAAATCGACGATTCTGCCATATTTCCCAATTAAATTAATCCGACCTATGCAACAGACCAAACCCAGGGATGTTCAGGTTTATCCGATCGCGCCCGATACGACTGCTTTAAGATCTCGCAGTTGGAACCGTCTCCGCTTTGAAATTGAGTATGCCCTGGAGCGGGGCACAACTGCCAATTCTTATGTGATTCGGGGGGATAAAACGGCGTTAATTGACCCTCCTGGCGAAAGCTTCACCGAAATTTACCTGACCGAGTTGCAGAAACGCTTCGATCCCAAGCAACTGGATTATGTCATCCTGGGTCATGTCAATCCGAATCGGGCTGTGACACTGAAAGCCCTGCTGGAACTGGCAGATGTCACTTTTATCTGCTCGAATCCAGCGGCGATCGCTCTCCGCAACGCCCTGCCCGACTATGAATTGAAGCTTCTGGTGATGCGGGGAGATGAGACCCTGGATCTGGGGCAGGGGCACCTCTTAAAGTTCATTCCTGTGCCTACCCCCCGCTGGCCTGATGGCCTTTGCACCTACGACCCCCAGACCCAGATTCTGTTTTCAGACAAGTTCTTTGGCTGTCATGTCTGTGGCGATCAGGTGTTTGATGAAGGCTGGTCTATTCTGCGGGAAGACCGACGCTACTACTATGATTGCCTCATGGCTCCCCATGCTCGTCAGGTGGAGTCTGCCCTGGACAAAATTGCCGCACTTATCGTTGCCCAAATGGGGCAAGAAATTGACAACCCTTCCGCTCTGGTCTTTGCACCCAACCATGGGTCTCTGGTTCGGTACGGGTTGATCGAGCTGTTTCAGTCCTACCAGAAGTGGAGCCAGCAGCAACGGGGGCAAGAGTTGTCTGTCGCTCTGATCTATGCCTCGGCTTACGGGAATACGGCGACGCTGGCCCAGGCGATCGCCCGGGGCATCACAAAGGCTGGGGTTGCTGTGGAATCTATCAACTGTGAAATTACCCCGGCTGATGAGATTCAGACGGCGCTGGAAAATTGTGCTGGTTTCATTATGGGTTCCCCGACCCTGGGTGGGCATGCTCCTACCCCTGTGCAAACAGCTCTGGGCATCGTGCTATCTACTGCGGCTAAAAGTAAGCCAGCCGGTGTGTTTGGCTCCTTTGGCTGGAGTGGAGAAGCGATCGACTTGATCGAAGGCAAACTGCGGGATGCAGGGTATAGCTTGGGGTTTGAAACGATCAGGGTCAAATTCAAGCCGACGGATGTCACGCTCAAACTTTGTGAAGAAGCGGGAACGGACTTTGCCCAGGCCCTGAAGAAGGCCAAAAAAGTACGGGAACCCCGGCAACCCGCCAGCAGTGTGGAACAGGCGATCGGTCGAGTAGTGGGTTCCCTCTGTGTGGTTACGGCAAAACAGGGGGATGTTTCCAGTGCCATGCTGGCCTCCTGGGTGTCCCAGGCGACTTTTAACCCTCCTGGTTTGACGATCGCAGTAGCGAAAGACCGGGCGATCGAGTCCCTGATGTATTCGGGTAGCAACTTCGTGCTGAACATCCTGGCAGAGGGAAATCATCTGGGCTTGATGAAGCATTTCCTGAAACCTTTCCAGCCTGCCGAAGATCGCTTTGCCGGTGTTGTGGTTGAACAGACTGCTGATCATCTCCCAATTCTGCAGGAAGCTCTAGCTTATCTGCACTGTCGGGTTGAAAGCCGGATGGAGTGCGGTGATCACTGGCTGGTTTATGCCACCCTTGACAGTGGTAAAGTGCTCCAGCCTGCTGGGGTCACGGCTGTCCATCACCGCAAGTCGGGTACCCACTACTGATCGGGCCTCTAGGCCTGGGGGACTCGCTTTTCCAGGTACTGGCCGATCATCTGCTGTTCTCCAGCTCTGGAGATGATGGTCTGACGAGTGCGGTACTGGTGTCCGATCAGTTTCAACTCTTCTTCGAAGACAGAGCCATCATATTCAGTCCGGAGGCAAAGGGTTTGGGGGTTGGGGAAGCCATAGTCTGCAGTCACAGGCTTCAGGGTTGCAAAGCCTCGATCGCGATACAGTATGCCCCCTCTGGCCCCAAATACTGTGGACCCCCTGGATTTCTTCCGACCGGATGCAGCGTCCTTACTTTCCCAGGTCACCATCGTCCCACAAATCAGGGAGATGCTGTCAGGGAGCTCATGCAATTGGGCCAGTTGCATCAGTTCCTGGCTGCCCTGCTCCAGAAATTGGCTGGTGATGAAGGTGACCAGCTCCTGAGTCTCGCCATCTGGAAGGGTGTAATATCGTCGCTCCGATCGCCAATCTCCTTCCGATTTCCGGAAGAATTCGATAATCAGCGATTCGTCTGTGGTTTGAGCATTTCGCAGCAATAACGTCACAACTTCGGTCCTCACAGAAAATTGAGGTAATCATAACGGCACAAAAGTAAAGTTTATCGAAATAAATCTTTACATCTCTTTCATTCTAATCCATGAATTCTGATTTTGCCCTCCATCAGGAGGGTTATCCTGGAAGCAAAAACTGGGATATTTGTCCTCTCAGGATCGCCTGCTAGATTCTTTATTTGTCAGGGGATCTAGATAATTTAGGGGGTGTCCTGATGCTCATACGCCGCTACAATTCGTTGCACTAGCGGATGACGAACGACATCAACCTGGGTCAGATTGCAGAAGGCGATGCCTTCAACATGGTGCAGAATTTTCTGAGCCACTGCCAAACCAGAAGATTGTTGAGGGGCCAGATCAGTCTGGGTCAGGTCGCCCGTCACCACCATGCGAGAACGGAAGCCCAGGCGAGTCAGAAGCATTTTCATTTGGGCTGGCGTTGTATTTTGAGCCTCATCCAGGATAATGAAGGCGTTATTTAGGGTCCGCCCCCGCATATAGGCGATCGGGGCCACCTCGATCACCCCTCGTTCCATCAAACTGGCGATTTTTTCCGGCTCAATAAATTCGTACAGGGCATCATAGAGGGGGCGCAGGTAAGGATTGACCTTCTGTTGCAAGTCGCCGGGCAAGAACCCCAACTTCTCACCGGCTTCAACCGCCGGACGGGTGAGAATCAGACGCTCGTATTGATTCGCCAGAAATGCCTGTACGGCCAGGACAGCAGCCAGGAAAGTTTTTCCTGTTCCAGCAGGCCCGATGCAAAAAGTAAGGTCATGGGTTTGGACCGCCTTAATATATTGTCGCTGGCGGAAGGTTTTGGCCCGAATCTCTTCTCCCCGCCGATTTCGGGCCAGAATATCGCGCTGCAGGCTCTGTAAGTCATCCTGACGTTGTGTGTCCAGGGCCTGACGAGCCGTTAAGATGTCAGCTCGATCGATCGGCTTTCCCTGACTCCAGAGAGAATCCAGGGATTTGACCAACTGCCTACAAAGAGCAATCTGATCCGCTTCTCCGGAGATGAACAGCTCCTGGCCTCGAAGAACCACCACAGCCCCTGTTTGCCGACTGAGAACCTTAAGATTCTCTTCCTGATAACCTGCCAGGACGATCGCGCTTTGGGAATTGGGTAATGGAATGGAAACGGTTTGGGGCATTCAGATAAAATGTGTGACCAATCTGATTCTGTCATGCTATCTCTCCAGTTGTCTAATCTGCCATCTGGATGTTGTAGAGAGAGGTTACAGGGAGAGATAGCATGAAACAGCAGAGACGTCGCATGAAACGTCTCTGCTCAAGTTGATCATTTGAAAGGGTCTGTGGGTTGTTAATAACGGTGTTTACGTGAAGCCTCAGCCTTGCGCTTCCGACGGAGGCTGGGTTTCTCATATCGTTCACGCCGTTTTACTTCAGACAAAATTCCGGCTTTCTGAATCTTTTTCTTAAACCGTCTCAATGCTGACTCGATCGACTCATTTTCTCCCAGACGTACTTCTGCCACTCCCTGTGTCACCTCCTTAGGCTTGCAAGACGAATTCTCTAAACCTCACTTTGCCGATGCCGGGACCGGACTGTTGGTTTTCCAGCAGTTGAACGACGGGACTGAGATTTTTCTGGCCGAGATTCACCATCTATGTCTTCATCAACGGCGAAACTTTGGGACCCGTAGATATCCAGGTAGGCCGATTGCCCTACGGCCTGAGCTGCCGCTGCTAAAACCGTGCGAATAGCCTGAATATTTCGCCCACCTCGACCAAACACTCGTCCCTTGTCTGAACTTTCAAAGGCCAACCGAATCCACACTCTGGGCTTACCAGAAGATGTTTCACAGTCTACCTTCAAGGAGTCTGGAGACTCCAGGAAAGGTTTGACTAAAAACTCGACCAGCCCGATATAGTCGGGCTGGGTACAGTGATGGACTGCATACTGTGATTGTGCAGTAGAGTTAATCTCCTGATCTGACTTACGTTCTTCCGGTAAGTCATGTGGACGCTTGTGCAGAGACATTCGCTTTTTGGAGGAGACGACGCACAGTATCAGTTGGTTGAGCGCCCTGCTGGAGCCGTTTCTGGATTGCAGGAATTTCTAGATGGACTTCTTCTGTGATGGGATTGTAGAAGCCCAATTCTTCCAGAGGGCGACCATCTCGCCGTGAAGTGCTGTTCACCGCTACGATGCGGTAGCTAGCCTGACGTTTCTTGCCGTATCGTTTTAGACGCAGTTTGATCATGAATCGCGGTAACGTTGACAGATAATGAAGTTAAAAATAAATCCGTGCCAAGTACACCATGATACCACCTCGTAAAGGGGTTTTGTAAAGGCCTGACTAGGATTTTGCCTCAAAGATGGCCAAATCCTTTTTTCTTTTTTTCCTTCTTCTTTTTCTTGGCATTTGGATTCCCACCGGAGTAGCCTCGCCAGCCCGGTGGGGGAGCCTGTCCACCAGGGGAGGCCCCGAAGGGGCTTCCCCCCATTCCACCAAACATGCCCCCCATCCCAGGGAATTGTCCTTGCCCCATCTGTTGCATCAACGATCGCATTTTCTGAAAATCACTGACTAGCTTCCCCACATCGGTTTCACCATAGCCAGACCCCCTGGCAATCCGTCGTCGCCGGCTGGGTGACCCTGATAGGAGGTCAGGGTTTTTCCGCTCCTCAACGGTCATGGAACCGATCATCGCCTCGGCTCGTTTGAGTTGCACTTCTCCCTGACGGAGTTGCTCATCGCTCAACTTGTTCATACCAGGGAGCATTTTCATGATGCCGCCCAGGGATCCCATAGTTTTCAGCAACCGAGTTTGCTTCAGGAAATCTGTGAAATCAAATTTGGCGGTGAGGATTTTTTCCTGTAGTTTTTCGGCATCAGCCAGATCTACGGCTTCCTGGGCTTTTTCCACCAGAGTCAGGACATCGCCCATGCCTAGAATTCGGGAGGCCATTCGATCTGGATAGAAGGGCTGCAAAGCATCGACTTTCTCTCCGACCCCAACAAACTTGATCGGCTGCCCGGAAATCTGCCTTACGGAGAGAGCTGCTCCGCCCCGCGTGTCCCCATCCATCTTGGTCAGAACTGCTCCGGTAATGCCAATCTGCTCATGGAAAGTTCGGGTCAGATTGGCGGCTTCCTGGCCCGTCATCGCATCCACCACTAGGAGAACCTCATGGGGCTGGACCGTGTGCTTGATCTGAGCCAGTTCTGCCATCATCTCCTGGTCGATCTGGAGACGCCCGGCGGTATCGATGATGACCGTATCCACCCCTTCGGCTCTGGCCCGTTCCACACCCTGCCGGGCAATCTCGACAGGATTGACATCCTTGCCCAGTTCAAAGACGGGGACATTGATCTGTTTACCTAATGTGACCAACTGATCGATCGCTGCTGGCCGGTACACATCGGTTGCCACCAACAAGGTGGAGCGGTTCTGTTTCCGCAGATGTAGGGCTAATTTTGCTGTGGCGGTTGTTTTACCGGTTCCCTGGAGACCGGCCATGAGCACGATCGTGGGAGCGTGGTCCATCTGAGCCAGGGGAACATTAGTCTCCCCCATCAGCCGCACCAGCTCATCATGGACAATCTTAATAAATTGCTGATCAGGGCGAACTCCAGAAATGACCTCTGCGCCCTGGGCCTTGGTCTGCACTTCGGCGACAAAATCTTTCACCACCTGGAGGCTCACATCTGCTTCGAGCAATGCCCGACGAACTTCTCTCAGAGCCTCTTGAATGTTGGACTCGGAAATTTTGTCTTGGCCGCGTAACTTCTTCCAGGCGGACTCTAGGCGTTCAGAAAGGGCATCAAACATGGAGGTGCAAATTTTGGACTAGTAATCATTCTACCCAACACCTGAACGCTTCAGCGGTGAGGCGCAAAATGAGGGGCAGTAATCCCCTGAACCGTTTATATTAACTTATGTAAAGCTTTTCTGGGGGATTGGTTATGACTTTGCGTCGAGACTTTCTCAGATTCTTGCTCATTAGCGCTCTAGTATTTTTTTCAGTGATCTCGTTTACAGCCCCTGCCCTGGCTTTGGGGGGAAAACTTCCTGAAATCGGCCAGCCTGCGCCAGCATTTACACTTCCAAGCAGTACAGGGGACGGTAGCATTTCCCTGGCAGATTATCGTGGGAAATGGGTCGTGCTCTATTTCTATCCGAAGGATTTTACCTCTGGTTGCACCCTGGAAGCCCGCAGATTTCAGCAGGATCTCCCAAAATATTTAGAGAAGAATACTCAAATCATTGGGGTGAGTGCGGATTCTGTTGATTCTCATACGGAGTTTTGTGATTCTGAGGGGTTGAAGTTTCCCCTCCTGTCCGATCGGGGTGGGAAAGTGAGCCAGGCTTACGGGTCCTGGTTGGGAATTGTTTCCCTGCGCCACAGTTTCCTGATTGATCCGGAAGGTATTCTGCAGGAGCGGTTTACCGGGGTCAACCCAGCAATTCACAGTCAGGAAGTCTTGGCCCGCCTGGAAGCCCTGCAATTAAACGGTTGAGGCATGAGAATTCAGTCAAACACTGTACCGCATTAGAGACTTTGTGCAACGTCTCTAATTAAAAATTAAAGTCCTGGAGTTCTTAAATCAGAATTCCAGGACTTTAGGATTGGTGGCGGGGCATGGATTTGAACCATGGACCTTCGGGTTATGAGCCCGACGAGCTACCAGACTGCTCTACCCCGCGTCGGCTTTACCAGTGTAACAACAAGTTCAGGGAATTGCAAGTAAATTACAACAGGGATAATTCGCCAAGGACTTCCAACCGCTTATACCCGCTCAAAGTCATGAAACTTTCGGTTAGCGTCTCTGAAATCGAAGGACTAATCCAGCCCATCTGCTTCAAAAGATGGATCGCAACTGCATGCTTGGCGCGAGCTGCCCCATCGATCACCTTAATCGCCAGACCCAGACCATCCCCCACCCGAGCGATGCACTGCATCCCTTCAGCCCCGGCCTTGCTTACCAACTCCCCTTCCGTCAGCCGCATTAACTCCGTATCAAATTCCCCGTCTCCTGAGATAAAAGCAGGATGGCTGGTCATTGCGCGGGCAATCCGCTCCATATCCAGACTGTCCCCAGAAGAGAGTTGGGCGTAGAGGGAGGCGATTTGCCCCAACTGCAGAAAATAGGTTGGCGCACCGCAATCATCGCGGGCCGTAATAATTTCCTCTGCTGGCATTCTGAGTAGCTCTGCCACTTTAGTGAGGATCAGGCGTTGCACCGGATGATTTCGCTGCAGATAGGAATTCAGAGGCCAGTTTCGCTGCTGACAAACTGCCAACATACCAGCATGTTTGCCCGAACAGTTGTATTCCAATGGACTGCGTTTCCCAACCGGTGTGGGACATTGGAGCGCAGATGGGTCCACATCACAGTGCCACAGGACATTAAAGACCTGGCGGACCTGCTCGATTTTGCCCTTATGGGAACTGCAAATAATAGCCAGATCTCTATCGGCGAGAGCAAATCGCTCCAAAGTTCCTGTTGTGGTTACCGCCAGAGCCTGAAAAGGTTTCAGGGCCGATCGGATAAAGACAGCAGTCTCTGCATTACCAGCAACAGACAGAAGTCGCCCTCTGTTGTCACAGACAGCAGCCTGAACATGGTGCTTGGATTCAATAATGCCTTCTCGTAAGAGCCTAACTTCCAGCTCCGGTGATTGAGTTCGTTTTCCCCTAGTCATGGGTATGACTTTGCCATACGAGCGGTGTCCATACAAGTCCTATGCTGCAAATCGATATTCTACCGCCCGATCGACCCACCTGCCAGAAAAATCCTAAATCCATAACCAGAGAAGGCTGCCTACCAGTAACAGGGATACCAGGACTAAGAAGGTAATCTGCAAGCGACGCAGAACGGGTTGAATTTCGTGGCTGACAATCAACCGATCACGCAAGATAACTTCGGGAGGCTTTGACCATTGCTGACCATCGTACCAACCAGACTCCTCGTAAAAGATGGTATCTTTCCTGAGCCGATCGCAGACATAAACCCACCCCAGATAGAGATGACCCAGCGGAAAAAGTAGCATCGAAAGTGTTCCCAAGGTGCTGCTCAGGAGAAATTGAGTGAGGTGCCTTGCTGGTGGAAAACTGGTTGCGGCGATCGGCCCAATTAGCACCCAACTCAACCCCCAGATCCAGACCATCGGTGTCAGATATCCGCGCAGTTCCAAGGCAGCCCAGCGATAGAACCAGGACTCTTTCAAGTTGACATACTCATTAATAGGCTGCTGTTCCTCAGGAACAGGGCAACCCGTTGTTAAAACATCCACAGGTTTGGGGTGATGAGTCATTGGTCATTATTGGTCATGGGGTTAATCCCCTCTTGGGAAGGGTGGCCTGCAGGGCCGGGATGGGTCTAGATGGGTCATTGGTCACCAGTTTACAGGCACCCAACCCATCAAATAACAAGTGACAAATGACTACTTCATAGACGGATATGGTGAGAAATCAATCCGTTCAGCATGACCCCAGAAAGCTTCGAGATTGTAGAACTCCCGTTCCTGAGGCATAAAGATGTGAACAATGATTTCACCATAGTCTTGCAGGACCCAATTCCCTTCAGATAGCCCCTCAACCCGGATCGGATAACGCTGCCACTCTTCCTCGACTTTATCCTGAATCGAGCGTGAGATTGCCCGGACCTGTACATTGGAGAAACCAGTCGCGATGACAAAGTAGTCTGCCAGGTAGGAGATTTCTTCTACGCGGAGGATTGTGATTTCGGCTCCTTTACGGTCTTCGGCAGCTCTGGCGATCGTCAGAGCCAATTCTCGGGTCTGGTCCGGTGATGACCGTTCTGTTTGAACTGCGGTGGAAACGGTAGATGGGGCTAGGGGAGTGGAATGGGTGTAGTCTGGCATTCAGGCTGGAATTCCTCCTTCATGGGATGAGGTCATTCTAGCCCAAGATTCTGGAGGTTTCAGAGGGCAGGGTATTGGGGGGTAAAACCGCGATCGGACGATAGGACGCGCTACTTAGAGAACAAGCAGCGGGAGAGAAGAGTGACAAAACTTTGAATTCCCCAGGGTGGACTTTGAATTTCTTAACCAGAATCTATGTTGTGAAGACCGGTTTACCCTGGAAGTGATGTTCGAACGGGCTTGGGAGTCTTCTCTTTATTTTGGTTATCCCTATGAGTCAGCTGATTGAAAGTAGCTATCTTGAGAAAATTGACAGGGAACTGCTTCCCCAGCTTCAGATTGAAAGCATTGAACCTCATAATCCGGTCAGGGTTCACGCTCTTCCAGAACCCTGGCAATTAATTGGAACTGGAAATTATGCTGCCGTGGTTTACCATCCCGACTCGCCCGATCGGGTGGTCAAAGTCTATGCACCTGGGCGATCTGGCTTTGCTGAAGAAGTGGAAGTTTACCGGCGCTTAGGGGTCCATCCCGCCTTCTCAACCTGTTTCTATGCTGGGACAGGTTTTTTGATTCTTAAGCGACTTTACGGCATTACCCTCTATGACTGCCTGCATTTGGGGCTGCAGATCCCGGAACAGGTGATTCAAGATATTGATCAGGCCCTGAACTATGCACAAAGTCGTGGTCTCTACCCCCATGATGTGCATGGTCGCAATGTCATGATGGCAGAAGGAAGGGGGCTGGTTGTGGACGTTTCAGATTTCTTGCAGGAAGAAGCCTGTTCTAAATGGGCTGATTTGAAAGCAGCATATTACGGATTCTATTTACCCTTTCTCTATCCAACTCGATTACGCATTCCCTACTTTGTGCTGGATTTGGTTCGGATTAGTTATCGTCTTATCTGGCGTCTATTGCCAGGTCATTCTTAGTCGTAACATCGATGGCAGTCGTCCCTTGCCTCATGAAAGCCTGCTTTAAATGAGTGGGTAATAGTATCAAGATTTGGTCAAGATTTCATTAGCCATCAGGTTCATTTGTAGAATGGCAGTATTACAGATGGGCTGATGACAGTCAGATGATTTGAGCCCCTGTCCATTGCCATCAAAATCGTGCATCCTTAGCCAAAAAATTTCACATCAGGAATAGCTGGGAACAGCAGGATAGGTTTTTTAAACCGCTTCCTGGCAGTTTCCTGTTGCACGATGGAGTGGAAATATGAGTCAAAACAAGTTTGGATTTCACCCAACTTCGTTGTCAATCAGTGCTGCTTTGCTAATTCTTTTCTCAACTGGCCTGCAGGTTCAAGCCAGGGAAAATGAGGTTCATTTCAGTCCTGCCAGGGTTAAACTAACCGCTCAGGAGGTGGTGCCCCTACCTGGAAAAACGGCTACCTCGGCGGCTTTGCTGCAGAGCGATCGGCTAGACCGCATAGAGCCAACTTTTTTCCAGTCTACTTTCCAGGAATCACCAATCTTCTCTGCAGAGAGGCTAGCCCAGTTCGATCGAACCGCACCCGTTGGACAGGTCAGCCTCTCACCTGTTTATAGTTATGTTGGCCTGGGAGTGAACCTGGGTCTGATTGGCCGAGAAGAAGTGGTATCCACCCAAATCAATATTCGAACTGAGGAACAGGTGACCCCCGGGCGATTTGGTCCCATAATTCAGCGACGCCAGACACAGGAGATCAGCACCATCCGAGAAGCTGCAGTTCCCCGATTGGGCCAGGGGAGTTTTGCAATCCTCAGCAAGATTGGTCTGCTGGAGTATCTGTCCGTGCGTCCAACGGTTTTGATTGCTGACACCGTCACGGTCTTGGTACCTGTGACCCTGGATTTCCCGATCGGCGATGGGCCAGTTCACCGAGTAACCCCTTATGTCGGTCTGGGATTGGGCATCTTTACCCAGGACAGGACCGCTGTTGATCTGATTCTGACAGGTGGATTGGATGTGCCACTTTCACCAGAGCTAACTGCCACGACAGCAGTGAATGCCTCTGTGACTGGGGTAACGTCGTTGGGGTTACTGTTGGGAATTGGCTATAGCTTTTAAACTCCCTGATCAGCCAGATAACAAAGGGCTCGAAAACGCAGCCCCATCAGTTGTTCGTAGAGGGGGTTAATTTTGCAGAGGGGTGGAATGTGTCCTAAATGTTGACCAAACAGGATGATGTCTCGTTGAAAGGGACATTGACCTGGAATCAACTTACAGAGGAGATCGGCAACCCTGGGATTTTTAATCTCAATTTGATCCAACCACTGACGTAGGGGGTGGATTAGATCCAGGTGGCGGTTTTGTCTGGTGCCGATCAGTGTGTGGGTTGCAGCCATCTTGCCCTCCTAGTGAAACGCAGCCTGAATTAGCCTTACTCTCAAAGGTAGGCCAGAAAAGTGAAGAAACTGAGAAGGGTTTGTGAGAGATGAATTAACTGGCGCTGAGGTTTGTCAAGCTTGTGCAAACCTAGGGTTTCCCAACGGATTCTGGTTCAACCAGTTCTTCAGACAGGATCACCAACTGCCTCTTTTTACGGCGACGCATCCACCGCAGACTTCCCACCAGATCATGCAGAATCAGGTAGAAACAGGGAATGATCAGCAGGGTTAACAGAGTAGCGAAGGATAGTCCAGAGAACACCACAATCCCCAAGGGCTGCAAGAACTCGCCCCCCTGCCCCAATCCCAGGGCCAGGGGGAACATC of the Leptolyngbya sp. 'hensonii' genome contains:
- a CDS encoding peroxiredoxin, with translation MTLRRDFLRFLLISALVFFSVISFTAPALALGGKLPEIGQPAPAFTLPSSTGDGSISLADYRGKWVVLYFYPKDFTSGCTLEARRFQQDLPKYLEKNTQIIGVSADSVDSHTEFCDSEGLKFPLLSDRGGKVSQAYGSWLGIVSLRHSFLIDPEGILQERFTGVNPAIHSQEVLARLEALQLNG
- the rpsU gene encoding 30S ribosomal protein S21, whose amino-acid sequence is MAEVRLGENESIESALRRFKKKIQKAGILSEVKRRERYEKPSLRRKRKAEASRKHRY
- the rsfS gene encoding ribosome silencing factor, with translation MPDYTHSTPLAPSTVSTAVQTERSSPDQTRELALTIARAAEDRKGAEITILRVEEISYLADYFVIATGFSNVQVRAISRSIQDKVEEEWQRYPIRVEGLSEGNWVLQDYGEIIVHIFMPQEREFYNLEAFWGHAERIDFSPYPSMK
- a CDS encoding serine/threonine protein kinase produces the protein MSQLIESSYLEKIDRELLPQLQIESIEPHNPVRVHALPEPWQLIGTGNYAAVVYHPDSPDRVVKVYAPGRSGFAEEVEVYRRLGVHPAFSTCFYAGTGFLILKRLYGITLYDCLHLGLQIPEQVIQDIDQALNYAQSRGLYPHDVHGRNVMMAEGRGLVVDVSDFLQEEACSKWADLKAAYYGFYLPFLYPTRLRIPYFVLDLVRISYRLIWRLLPGHS
- the ffh gene encoding signal recognition particle protein, which produces MFDALSERLESAWKKLRGQDKISESNIQEALREVRRALLEADVSLQVVKDFVAEVQTKAQGAEVISGVRPDQQFIKIVHDELVRLMGETNVPLAQMDHAPTIVLMAGLQGTGKTTATAKLALHLRKQNRSTLLVATDVYRPAAIDQLVTLGKQINVPVFELGKDVNPVEIARQGVERARAEGVDTVIIDTAGRLQIDQEMMAELAQIKHTVQPHEVLLVVDAMTGQEAANLTRTFHEQIGITGAVLTKMDGDTRGGAALSVRQISGQPIKFVGVGEKVDALQPFYPDRMASRILGMGDVLTLVEKAQEAVDLADAEKLQEKILTAKFDFTDFLKQTRLLKTMGSLGGIMKMLPGMNKLSDEQLRQGEVQLKRAEAMIGSMTVEERKNPDLLSGSPSRRRRIARGSGYGETDVGKLVSDFQKMRSLMQQMGQGQFPGMGGMFGGMGGSPFGASPGGQAPPPGWRGYSGGNPNAKKKKKEKKKKGFGHL
- a CDS encoding asparaginase, coding for MTRGKRTQSPELEVRLLREGIIESKHHVQAAVCDNRGRLLSVAGNAETAVFIRSALKPFQALAVTTTGTLERFALADRDLAIICSSHKGKIEQVRQVFNVLWHCDVDPSALQCPTPVGKRSPLEYNCSGKHAGMLAVCQQRNWPLNSYLQRNHPVQRLILTKVAELLRMPAEEIITARDDCGAPTYFLQLGQIASLYAQLSSGDSLDMERIARAMTSHPAFISGDGEFDTELMRLTEGELVSKAGAEGMQCIARVGDGLGLAIKVIDGAARAKHAVAIHLLKQMGWISPSISETLTESFMTLSGYKRLEVLGELSLL
- a CDS encoding PhoH family protein — protein: MPQTVSIPLPNSQSAIVLAGYQEENLKVLSRQTGAVVVLRGQELFISGEADQIALCRQLVKSLDSLWSQGKPIDRADILTARQALDTQRQDDLQSLQRDILARNRRGEEIRAKTFRQRQYIKAVQTHDLTFCIGPAGTGKTFLAAVLAVQAFLANQYERLILTRPAVEAGEKLGFLPGDLQQKVNPYLRPLYDALYEFIEPEKIASLMERGVIEVAPIAYMRGRTLNNAFIILDEAQNTTPAQMKMLLTRLGFRSRMVVTGDLTQTDLAPQQSSGLAVAQKILHHVEGIAFCNLTQVDVVRHPLVQRIVAAYEHQDTP
- a CDS encoding Mo-dependent nitrogenase C-terminal domain-containing protein, with product MAATHTLIGTRQNRHLDLIHPLRQWLDQIEIKNPRVADLLCKLIPGQCPFQRDIILFGQHLGHIPPLCKINPLYEQLMGLRFRALCYLADQGV
- a CDS encoding phycobiliprotein lyase — its product is MTLLLRNAQTTDESLIIEFFRKSEGDWRSERRYYTLPDGETQELVTFITSQFLEQGSQELMQLAQLHELPDSISLICGTMVTWESKDAASGRKKSRGSTVFGARGGILYRDRGFATLKPVTADYGFPNPQTLCLRTEYDGSVFEEELKLIGHQYRTRQTIISRAGEQQMIGQYLEKRVPQA
- the rpsP gene encoding 30S ribosomal protein S16, with the translated sequence MIKLRLKRYGKKRQASYRIVAVNSTSRRDGRPLEELGFYNPITEEVHLEIPAIQKRLQQGAQPTDTVRRLLQKANVSAQAST
- a CDS encoding CGLD27 family protein, encoding MTHHPKPVDVLTTGCPVPEEQQPINEYVNLKESWFYRWAALELRGYLTPMVWIWGLSWVLIGPIAATSFPPARHLTQFLLSSTLGTLSMLLFPLGHLYLGWVYVCDRLRKDTIFYEESGWYDGQQWSKPPEVILRDRLIVSHEIQPVLRRLQITFLVLVSLLLVGSLLWLWI
- a CDS encoding KH domain-containing protein — translated: MSLHKRPHDLPEERKSDQEINSTAQSQYAVHHCTQPDYIGLVEFLVKPFLESPDSLKVDCETSSGKPRVWIRLAFESSDKGRVFGRGGRNIQAIRTVLAAAAQAVGQSAYLDIYGSQSFAVDEDIDGESRPEKSQSRRSTAGKPTVRSRHRQSEV
- a CDS encoding diflavin flavoprotein, with the translated sequence MQQTKPRDVQVYPIAPDTTALRSRSWNRLRFEIEYALERGTTANSYVIRGDKTALIDPPGESFTEIYLTELQKRFDPKQLDYVILGHVNPNRAVTLKALLELADVTFICSNPAAIALRNALPDYELKLLVMRGDETLDLGQGHLLKFIPVPTPRWPDGLCTYDPQTQILFSDKFFGCHVCGDQVFDEGWSILREDRRYYYDCLMAPHARQVESALDKIAALIVAQMGQEIDNPSALVFAPNHGSLVRYGLIELFQSYQKWSQQQRGQELSVALIYASAYGNTATLAQAIARGITKAGVAVESINCEITPADEIQTALENCAGFIMGSPTLGGHAPTPVQTALGIVLSTAAKSKPAGVFGSFGWSGEAIDLIEGKLRDAGYSLGFETIRVKFKPTDVTLKLCEEAGTDFAQALKKAKKVREPRQPASSVEQAIGRVVGSLCVVTAKQGDVSSAMLASWVSQATFNPPGLTIAVAKDRAIESLMYSGSNFVLNILAEGNHLGLMKHFLKPFQPAEDRFAGVVVEQTADHLPILQEALAYLHCRVESRMECGDHWLVYATLDSGKVLQPAGVTAVHHRKSGTHY